The following proteins are co-located in the Imtechella halotolerans genome:
- a CDS encoding ABC-F family ATP-binding cassette domain-containing protein: MITVNDIAVEFGGTTLFSDVSFAINETDKIALMGKNGAGKSTLLKIIAGVNKPTRGGISAPKEAVIAYLPQHLLTEDNCSVLEETSKAFAGIFKMKAEIDALNEELTVRTDYESDAYMKLIEQVSELSEKYYSIEEINYEAEVEKVLVGLGFERTDFQRPTSEFSGGWRMRIELAKILLQKPDLILLDEPTNHMDIESIQWLEDFLINQAKAVMVISHDRAFVDNITTRTIEVTMGRIYDYKAKYSHYLELRKDRRAHQQKAYEEQQKMIAETQEFIDRFKGTYSKTLQVQSRVKMLEKLELVEVDEVDTSALRLKFPPSPRSGQYPIVVSELSKQYDNHVVFKNASMVIERGEKVAFVGKNGEGKSTMVKAIMSEIGFEGSLEVGHNVKIGYFAQNQASLLDENLTVFETIDRIAEGDIRTKIKDILGAFMFGGDNSTKKVKVLSGGEKTRLAMIKLLLEPVNVLILDEPTNHLDMKTKDIIKEALREFDGTLILVSHDRDFLDGLVTKVFEFGHKRVREHFEDINGFLAMKKMENLREIERKN; encoded by the coding sequence ATGATTACAGTAAATGATATAGCGGTGGAATTTGGCGGAACTACACTATTTAGTGATGTTTCCTTTGCCATCAATGAAACAGATAAAATTGCCCTAATGGGAAAAAATGGTGCAGGGAAATCTACATTACTTAAAATAATAGCTGGTGTGAATAAGCCTACCCGAGGGGGGATTTCAGCCCCTAAGGAAGCAGTGATAGCATATCTTCCTCAGCATCTACTCACAGAAGACAATTGCTCAGTTTTGGAGGAGACCTCTAAGGCGTTTGCTGGTATTTTTAAGATGAAGGCTGAAATTGATGCACTTAACGAGGAATTGACAGTACGCACGGACTATGAAAGCGATGCTTATATGAAACTAATTGAACAGGTCTCTGAATTAAGTGAAAAGTATTATTCAATAGAAGAAATTAATTATGAGGCTGAAGTCGAAAAAGTTTTAGTAGGACTAGGTTTCGAGCGAACAGACTTCCAACGACCAACTTCGGAGTTTTCGGGGGGGTGGCGTATGCGAATTGAACTGGCTAAAATTTTACTTCAAAAACCTGATCTAATTTTATTGGATGAACCTACAAACCATATGGATATTGAGTCCATTCAATGGTTGGAAGATTTTTTAATTAACCAGGCGAAGGCTGTAATGGTAATTTCTCACGACCGGGCTTTTGTCGATAATATAACTACACGAACCATAGAAGTTACTATGGGTAGAATATATGATTATAAGGCTAAATATTCACATTATTTAGAACTGAGAAAAGATAGAAGGGCCCATCAGCAGAAGGCCTATGAGGAACAGCAAAAAATGATTGCTGAAACCCAGGAATTTATAGACCGTTTTAAAGGCACCTATTCTAAAACGCTGCAGGTGCAGTCTCGCGTAAAAATGTTAGAAAAACTAGAGTTGGTTGAAGTTGATGAAGTAGATACATCTGCATTGCGTTTAAAGTTTCCACCTTCACCTAGATCCGGTCAGTACCCAATAGTTGTTAGTGAATTATCTAAACAATATGATAACCATGTTGTTTTTAAAAATGCTAGCATGGTGATTGAACGTGGAGAGAAGGTGGCATTTGTTGGGAAAAATGGAGAAGGAAAATCGACGATGGTCAAAGCCATTATGAGTGAGATAGGTTTTGAAGGTTCTTTGGAGGTAGGACATAATGTAAAAATAGGGTATTTTGCACAAAATCAAGCCTCGTTACTGGATGAAAACCTAACAGTTTTTGAAACAATTGATCGTATTGCTGAAGGGGATATTCGTACAAAAATCAAGGATATATTGGGGGCTTTTATGTTTGGTGGTGATAATTCTACGAAAAAAGTGAAAGTGCTTTCAGGAGGTGAAAAAACAAGGTTAGCTATGATTAAGTTACTTCTTGAACCTGTAAATGTGCTTATTCTGGATGAACCTACAAACCATCTTGATATGAAAACGAAGGATATTATTAAGGAAGCTTTACGTGAATTTGATGGTACTCTTATACTAGTGTCTCACGATCGTGACTTTCTTGATGGATTAGTAACTAAGGTCTTTGAATTCGGGCATAAACGAGTGCGTGAACATTTTGAAGATATCAATGGGTTTCTTGCCATGAAGAAAATGGAGAATCTTCGAGAGATTGAACGAAAAAATTAA
- a CDS encoding serine hydrolase domain-containing protein, whose product MTPESLQWSTNALEELYQYLDKKNTKAFIILKNGRIAIEYYFDGFSANNPWYWASAGKTLTATAAGIAQDEGLIDINHKVSDYLGTGWTSAPLEKENLIQIKHLLSMTSGLDDSTGDNVSPENLQYVADAGTRWAYHNVYVLIQDLLEQASGQEWSTYFNSKIKNRIGMTGTWTELNNLSVYWSNARSMARFGLMIASEGKWDTDQIVPKSYVQEAVNTSQQLNLSYGYLWWLNGKASFRLPQSQMQFNGTLIPEAPLDMFCALGKNDQKIYIVPSKDLVIIRLGEVAEGENFALSNFDNELWKKINAVIP is encoded by the coding sequence GTGACTCCTGAATCGCTTCAATGGTCCACTAATGCATTAGAAGAATTATACCAATATCTGGATAAAAAAAACACCAAAGCCTTTATCATCCTCAAAAATGGTCGAATAGCTATAGAATATTACTTCGATGGTTTTTCTGCCAATAATCCATGGTACTGGGCTTCGGCAGGCAAAACATTAACAGCAACAGCTGCGGGTATTGCACAAGACGAAGGTCTTATTGATATTAATCATAAAGTGTCTGATTATTTGGGGACTGGGTGGACCAGCGCTCCTTTAGAAAAAGAGAATTTAATTCAAATTAAACACTTATTAAGTATGACTTCGGGACTTGATGATTCTACTGGTGATAATGTTTCTCCTGAAAACTTACAGTATGTCGCAGATGCAGGTACAAGATGGGCGTACCATAATGTATACGTACTCATACAAGACCTACTTGAGCAAGCTAGTGGACAAGAATGGAGCACCTATTTCAATTCCAAAATAAAAAACAGAATAGGGATGACAGGGACTTGGACAGAACTTAATAACTTAAGCGTGTATTGGAGTAATGCAAGAAGCATGGCACGCTTTGGTCTTATGATCGCCTCAGAAGGCAAGTGGGATACTGATCAAATTGTACCAAAATCATATGTACAAGAAGCAGTGAACACCTCTCAACAACTTAATCTTTCGTATGGCTATTTATGGTGGTTAAATGGAAAAGCGTCCTTTAGACTTCCACAATCCCAGATGCAATTCAACGGCACTCTTATACCCGAGGCTCCATTAGATATGTTTTGTGCTCTGGGAAAAAACGATCAAAAGATATATATAGTTCCCAGTAAGGACCTGGTCATCATTAGACTTGGAGAGGTTGCCGAAGGAGAAAATTTTGCGCTTTCAAACTTCGATAACGAACTTTGGAAAAAAATAAATGCGGTTATACCTTAA
- the rimO gene encoding 30S ribosomal protein S12 methylthiotransferase RimO: MRTKSLKKNTINVVTLGCSKNVYDSEVLMGQLRANGKEVVHEEEGNIVVINTCGFINNAKEESVNTILEFMQKKEEGLVDKVFVTGCLSERYKPDLEKEIPNVDQYFGTSDLPRLLKALGADYKHELIGERLTTTPKNYAYLKIAEGCDRPCSFCAIPLMRGTHKSTPIEDLVIEAQKLAANGVKELILIAQDLTYYGLDLYKKRRLADLLLALVKVEGIEWIRLHYAFPTGFPMDVLEVMKQEPKICNYLDIPLQHISDSILKSMRRGTTQEKTTKLLESFRAAVPDMAIRTTLIVGYPGETEEDFEILKNWVSEMRFERLGCFTYSHEENTHAYQLIDDVPEEVKQARASEIMDIQSQISWELNQEKVGKTFRCIIDRKEGTYFIGRTEFDSPDVDNEVLIDATQHYVKIGEFVNVHITEAADFDLYGVPQ; the protein is encoded by the coding sequence ATGAGAACCAAGTCATTAAAAAAGAATACAATAAATGTAGTAACGTTAGGATGTTCCAAAAACGTATATGATAGTGAAGTCCTTATGGGGCAATTACGAGCTAATGGAAAGGAAGTTGTACATGAGGAAGAAGGTAACATTGTTGTGATTAATACCTGTGGTTTTATCAATAATGCTAAAGAAGAAAGCGTAAATACCATCTTGGAATTTATGCAGAAGAAGGAGGAGGGGCTTGTAGATAAAGTGTTTGTGACAGGTTGTCTTAGTGAGCGTTACAAGCCTGATTTGGAGAAAGAAATTCCCAATGTAGACCAATATTTTGGGACTTCAGACTTGCCAAGGTTGTTAAAAGCGCTAGGAGCTGATTACAAGCATGAACTTATAGGGGAGCGTTTGACAACAACGCCGAAAAACTATGCCTATTTAAAAATTGCTGAAGGTTGTGATCGTCCCTGTAGCTTCTGTGCTATACCTCTTATGAGAGGAACTCATAAAAGTACTCCGATTGAAGATTTGGTGATTGAGGCTCAAAAACTTGCGGCAAATGGAGTTAAAGAATTAATACTAATTGCTCAGGACTTGACCTATTATGGCCTGGATTTATATAAAAAGCGTCGCTTAGCAGATTTGTTGCTTGCATTAGTAAAAGTGGAAGGGATTGAGTGGATTCGTTTACATTATGCATTCCCAACCGGATTTCCAATGGATGTGTTGGAGGTAATGAAACAAGAGCCTAAAATATGTAATTATCTCGATATTCCTTTGCAACACATTTCTGATTCCATCCTGAAATCAATGAGGAGAGGAACCACTCAGGAAAAGACAACTAAATTGTTGGAATCCTTTAGAGCTGCTGTACCGGATATGGCAATTCGTACTACCCTAATTGTTGGATATCCAGGAGAGACTGAGGAGGATTTTGAAATTTTGAAGAACTGGGTTTCTGAAATGCGGTTTGAACGCTTAGGATGCTTTACCTACAGCCATGAGGAAAATACCCATGCTTATCAACTTATTGACGATGTGCCAGAGGAGGTGAAACAAGCACGAGCTTCAGAAATAATGGATATCCAATCTCAGATATCATGGGAGCTTAATCAAGAAAAGGTAGGGAAGACCTTCCGTTGTATAATTGATCGAAAAGAAGGAACTTATTTCATAGGTAGAACTGAGTTTGATTCCCCTGATGTGGATAATGAGGTGTTAATTGATGCAACACAGCACTATGTAAAAATTGGAGAATTTGTAAATGTACATATCACGGAAGCTGCTGACTTTGACCTTTATGGAGTGCCTCAATAG